In the Gorilla gorilla gorilla isolate KB3781 chromosome 10, NHGRI_mGorGor1-v2.1_pri, whole genome shotgun sequence genome, one interval contains:
- the SPRYD3 gene encoding SPRY domain-containing protein 3, translating into MRRTRRPRFVLMNKMDDLNLHYRFLNWRRRIREIREVRAFRYQERFKHILVDGDTLSYHGNSGEVGCYVASRPLTKDSNYFEVSIVDSGVRGTIAVGLVPQYYSLDHQPGWLPDSVAYHADDGKLYNGRAKGRQFGSKCNSGDRIGCGIEPVSFDVQTAQIFFTKNGKRVGSTIMPMSPDGLFPAVGMHSLGEEVRLHLNAELGREDDSVMMVDSYEDEWGRLHDVRVCGTLLEYLGKGKSIVDVGLAQARHPLSTRSHYFEVEIVDPGEKCYIALGLARKDYPKNRHPGWSRGSVAYHADDGKIFHGSGVGDPFGPRCYKGDIMGCGIMFPRDYILDSEGDSDDSCDTVILSPTARAVRNVRNVMYLHQEGEEEEEEEEEEEDGEEIEPEHEGRKVVVFFTRNGKIIGKKDAVVPSGGFFPTIGMLSCGEKVKVDLHPLSG; encoded by the exons ATGAGGAGGACGCGGCGGCCCCG GTTTGTTCTCATGAACAAGATGGATGACCTCAACCTGCACTACCGGTTTCTGAATTGGCGCCGGCGGATCCGGGAGATTCGAGAGGTCCGAGCTTTCCGATATCAGGAGAGGTTCAAACATATCCTTGTAGATGGAGATACTTTAAG TTATCATGGAAACTCTGGTGAAGTTGGCTGCTACGTGGCTTCTCGACCCCTGACCAAGGACAGCAATTATTTTGAG GTGTCTATCGTGGACAGTGGAGTCCGGGGCACCATtgctgtggggctggtccctCAGTACTACAGCTTGGATCACCAGCCTGGCTGGTTGCCTGACTCTGTAGCCTACCATGCTGATGATGGCAA GCTGTACAATGGTCGAGCCAAGGGCCGCCAGTTTGGGTCAAAGTGCAACTCCGGGGACCGGATTGGCTGTGGCATTGAGCCTGTGTCCTTTGATGTGCAGACCGCCCAGATCTTCTTCACCAAAAATGGGAAGCGG GTGGGCTCTACCATCATGCCCATGTCCCCAGATGGACTGTTCCCAGCAGTGGGCATGCACTCCCTGGGTGAGGAGGTGCGGCTGCACCTCAACGCTGAGCTGGGCCGCGAGGACGACAGCGTCATGATGGTGGACAGTTACGAGGATGAATGGGGCCGGCTACATGATGTCAGAGTCTGTGGGACT CTGCTGGAGTACTTAGGGAAGGGCAAAAGCATCGTGGATGTGGGGCTGGCCCAGGCCCGGCACCCACTCAGCACCCGCAGCCACTACTTCGAGGTGGAGATCGTGGACCCTGGAGAGAAATGCTACATCGCCCTGGGGCTGGCACGGAAG GACTATCCCAAGAACAGGCACCCTGGCTGGAGCAGAGGGTCTGTGGCTTATCATGCAG ACGATGGGAAGATCTTCCATGGCAGTGGCGTGGGGGACCCCTTTGGGCCACGCTGTTACAAAGGGGACATCATGGGCTGTGGAATCATGTTCCCCCGGGACTACATTTTGGACAGTGAGG GGGACAGTGATGACAGTTGTGATACAGTGATCCTGTCTCCGACTGCCCGGGCCGTCCGGAACGTGCGGAATGTCATGTACCTGCaccaggaaggggaagaggaagaggaggaagaggaagaggaagaggatgggGAAGAGATAGAGCCGGAGCATGAGGGCAGGAAGGTGGTG gtTTTCTTCACTCGGAATGGCAAGATCATTGGGAAGAAGGATGCTgttgttccttctggaggcttctTCCCCACCATTGGAATGCTGAGCTGTGGGGAGAAAGTCAAAGTAGATCTGCACCCCTTGAGTGGCTAG